The Halalkalicoccus sp. CGA53 genome window below encodes:
- a CDS encoding ABC transporter permease yields the protein MSDERVAGGPDLDVLQGAVSNQPRPPRANALSTSLTFGWRALLKIKHVPEQLFDVTVFPIMFLLMFTYLFGGALAGSTSVYLQALLPGILAMTVVFITIYTGVTLNDDIDEGVFDRFRTLPIWQPSVIVGALLGDAVRYTIASTIVIVLGLVLGFRPDGGVTGLLAAVALLLVFSFSLSWVWTALGFVLRTPESVMGVSMMIMFPLTFVSNVFVDPETMPGWLEAFVGINPFSHLVTAMRGLMHGSATVSEIGIVMFMSAALVAVFGPLTMYLFRNV from the coding sequence ATGAGCGACGAGCGCGTCGCTGGGGGACCCGACCTCGACGTCCTGCAAGGGGCTGTGTCGAACCAGCCCCGGCCGCCGCGGGCGAACGCGCTGTCAACATCGCTTACGTTCGGCTGGCGAGCGCTACTGAAGATCAAGCACGTCCCCGAGCAGCTCTTCGACGTCACCGTCTTCCCGATCATGTTTCTGCTGATGTTCACCTACCTGTTCGGCGGTGCACTCGCGGGATCGACAAGCGTCTACCTACAGGCGCTCCTGCCGGGGATCCTGGCCATGACGGTCGTGTTTATCACCATCTATACCGGTGTTACGCTGAACGACGATATTGACGAGGGGGTCTTCGATCGTTTCCGTACGCTCCCGATTTGGCAACCTTCAGTCATCGTTGGCGCGTTGCTCGGTGACGCCGTGCGATACACGATCGCCTCGACGATTGTTATCGTCCTCGGGCTGGTGCTCGGATTCCGCCCGGACGGCGGCGTCACCGGGCTGCTAGCGGCGGTTGCGCTTTTGCTAGTGTTCTCATTTTCCCTTTCGTGGGTCTGGACCGCCCTCGGGTTCGTCCTGCGGACACCAGAATCAGTCATGGGTGTGAGCATGATGATCATGTTTCCGCTCACATTCGTCAGCAACGTCTTCGTCGATCCAGAGACGATGCCCGGCTGGCTCGAGGCGTTCGTCGGCATCAACCCCTTCAGTCATCTCGTCACTGCGATGCGTGGGCTGATGCACGGATCTGCGACGGTAAGTGAGATCGGCATCGTGATGTTCATGTCCGCAGCGCTCGTGGCCGTATTCGGCCCCCTGACGATGTACCTATTCCGCAATGTATAG
- a CDS encoding helix-turn-helix domain-containing protein, whose translation MGLIAEFRLQSPDAPLVDVARAVPDCTITVEYEEQTVSGPLIHVVRVECASFGAFEAAIEAAEYIEEITLISDDGATRTYHVINGGPFPGAMDELRFNKTLIERMHVTEDGWHLRQCFANRDELAAYRESCRKMGSQFHLDRLYGTADADGTVPGISKKQREALLAAHGAGYFAVPRRASLTDVASDLEISRSALAERLHRGEAHLIDHYIHDDRY comes from the coding sequence ATGGGTCTAATCGCGGAGTTTCGCCTACAGTCACCGGACGCACCGTTGGTCGACGTTGCCCGTGCGGTTCCTGATTGCACGATCACAGTCGAATACGAAGAGCAGACCGTTTCCGGCCCGCTCATACACGTCGTACGTGTCGAATGTGCTTCGTTTGGAGCGTTCGAAGCCGCTATCGAAGCCGCGGAGTACATCGAGGAAATCACGCTCATCAGCGACGACGGCGCTACGAGGACCTATCACGTCATCAACGGTGGACCGTTCCCAGGAGCGATGGACGAACTCAGGTTCAACAAGACGCTCATCGAGCGGATGCACGTCACAGAGGACGGCTGGCATCTACGACAGTGCTTCGCCAACCGCGACGAACTCGCTGCCTACCGCGAGAGTTGTCGAAAAATGGGCTCTCAGTTTCACCTCGACCGACTCTATGGAACGGCCGACGCCGATGGGACGGTCCCAGGTATCTCCAAGAAACAGCGCGAAGCCCTTCTGGCTGCCCACGGGGCGGGCTACTTCGCAGTTCCCCGTCGGGCGTCGCTCACGGACGTCGCCAGCGACCTCGAGATCTCTCGATCCGCACTCGCTGAACGGTTACACCGCGGAGAGGCACACCTCATCGATCATTACATCCACGACGATCGGTACTGA
- a CDS encoding WD40/YVTN/BNR-like repeat-containing protein → MVFAATGSGLFRSEDGATTWRDLGVPRREVFAVLESPDGESLYAGTHPAHLFVSSDGGESWRERTGLREVPSYDTWRTPRHRDEGRIDSLGAHPDVPDRLIAGVEVGGVLVSEDRGVTWSERVDGLELDVHHVLVRGPEEYIVSTGDGLYRTRDTGRSWTRLDKDLNQNYFIGSIVAGGRLYTAAAASPLVWDGERGPDTVLYESIDDGDTFEAVPSPVGPDAVVSAWTTDEDGEDVFAATYGGHVLRWRAGTWNSIGSLPYEIHSIEVV, encoded by the coding sequence GTGGTCTTCGCGGCCACGGGTTCGGGACTGTTTCGTTCCGAGGATGGCGCCACGACGTGGCGCGACCTCGGCGTCCCCCGGCGTGAGGTCTTCGCCGTCCTCGAGAGCCCCGACGGCGAGTCCCTCTACGCCGGCACGCACCCGGCGCACCTCTTCGTCTCCAGCGATGGCGGCGAGTCCTGGCGCGAGCGCACGGGCCTGCGGGAGGTCCCCTCGTACGACACGTGGAGAACCCCCCGCCACCGGGACGAGGGTCGAATCGACAGTCTCGGCGCGCACCCCGACGTCCCCGATCGACTTATCGCTGGCGTCGAGGTCGGCGGCGTTCTGGTTAGCGAGGATCGTGGGGTGACCTGGAGCGAGCGGGTAGACGGACTCGAGCTCGACGTCCACCATGTGCTCGTTCGAGGGCCTGAGGAGTACATCGTCTCGACCGGCGACGGTCTGTACCGGACACGCGACACGGGTCGGTCGTGGACGCGTCTAGACAAAGACCTCAACCAGAATTATTTCATCGGGTCGATTGTTGCAGGCGGGCGGCTTTACACTGCCGCGGCCGCCTCACCCCTGGTGTGGGATGGCGAGCGCGGGCCGGACACAGTACTGTACGAATCGATCGACGACGGCGACACGTTTGAGGCCGTCCCATCTCCCGTCGGCCCCGACGCGGTCGTTTCCGCTTGGACGACCGACGAGGACGGGGAGGACGTGTTTGCAGCAACGTACGGCGGCCACGTTCTCCGGTGGCGGGCGGGAACATGGAACTCGATCGGGTCGCTTCCCTATGAGATTCACTCAATCGAGGTCGTGTGA
- a CDS encoding DUF7718 family protein translates to MNDVQAFVVTIHYDDPQTRETIEIARIDTSHGYVHFDRLYRADQPKDPLDMETPWEAEEHLREHWRQYAESYARNHA, encoded by the coding sequence ATCAACGACGTCCAAGCGTTCGTCGTCACCATCCACTACGACGATCCCCAGACCAGGGAAACCATCGAGATCGCCCGCATCGACACGAGTCACGGCTACGTTCACTTCGACCGTCTCTACCGTGCCGACCAACCAAAGGACCCCCTCGATATGGAGACGCCATGGGAGGCCGAAGAACATCTCCGCGAACACTGGCGCCAGTACGCTGAAAGCTACGCCCGGAACCACGCCTAA
- a CDS encoding HVO_A0114 family putative DNA-binding protein yields the protein MATEHPTDTDGDAEQRSRMARALATGGFEDVLVTNRKTAKKVLTEKRQELIARIREGDIESVRGLADDLDRDVSGVSRDLDLLFKADIVEFETDGQRKIPHLKHETVVTEPIA from the coding sequence ATGGCAACGGAACACCCCACCGACACAGACGGAGACGCCGAACAACGGTCTCGAATGGCCCGCGCCCTCGCTACCGGCGGGTTCGAGGACGTCCTCGTCACCAACCGCAAGACCGCAAAGAAGGTCCTCACCGAAAAGCGCCAGGAACTCATCGCCCGCATCCGTGAGGGAGACATCGAGTCCGTCCGCGGCCTCGCTGACGACCTTGACCGCGATGTCTCCGGCGTCAGTCGTGACCTCGACCTCCTCTTTAAGGCCGACATCGTCGAGTTCGAAACCGACGGCCAACGCAAAATCCCCCACCTAAAACACGAGACTGTCGTCACTGAACCGATCGCATAG
- a CDS encoding 3'-5' exonuclease: MNVEKFRERLRTWEEGSALPLSEVIQRIERERDHESDPGEATIPIAIYGVQLRTVHSAKGLEFPIVIVPELSRGVNKRATITDSSQRRHSLAYLEIVADEPVHGIKGPFPANSFETIATPDYEITMEVQQQEIRAESRRLLYVARTRVRDHLLLTSTHTVGSDSEATFGDYDTGEQASCWRDLIQPILLEDRELLADLATTGVATRSLGDSQYSVRRPPTPVSGPVESATTDRAFDIELPEPSESPVGVALSATVVRDLVSDYPAHKKLQTDTEPTSTEQGSFLEDLVSSEGLTSTQFGTAVHRLCELPLTSSTIDWSTTPGQIVGDPEGFSPMVIEDLRNQVQYAVSDVQQFETGLTVRTTYNEYQVRLELTTGQVVGDIDHLTVTDDCYYISDYKTDSLRNRDIEAVAEHYFTQLRLYACALSQANSTRDCVLRLIFTNEEATKEETLSLNDIDQ; this comes from the coding sequence GTGAACGTTGAGAAATTCCGCGAACGGCTTCGGACCTGGGAGGAGGGAAGTGCCCTCCCACTTAGTGAAGTGATCCAACGAATCGAGCGCGAACGCGATCATGAGAGCGACCCCGGCGAAGCAACTATCCCGATAGCAATCTACGGTGTCCAGCTCCGAACGGTTCATTCCGCGAAGGGACTCGAGTTCCCTATTGTTATTGTCCCTGAGCTTAGTCGCGGCGTTAACAAACGGGCAACGATCACCGACAGTAGTCAGCGTCGACATTCGCTTGCATATCTCGAAATAGTCGCTGATGAGCCAGTCCACGGTATCAAGGGTCCATTCCCAGCGAATAGCTTCGAGACGATCGCGACACCGGATTACGAGATCACAATGGAGGTCCAGCAGCAAGAAATTCGGGCGGAAAGTCGGCGTCTCCTGTACGTTGCAAGGACACGCGTTCGGGATCACCTCTTGTTGACGAGCACTCACACCGTTGGATCGGACAGTGAGGCAACCTTCGGTGACTACGATACCGGTGAACAGGCCTCCTGTTGGCGTGATCTGATCCAACCGATTCTGCTCGAAGACAGAGAACTCCTTGCGGACCTGGCCACAACAGGCGTCGCGACACGCTCACTCGGGGACAGCCAGTACTCGGTTCGTCGACCACCAACACCGGTTTCCGGACCGGTCGAGTCAGCAACTACTGACCGTGCCTTTGATATCGAGCTTCCAGAGCCCTCTGAATCGCCAGTAGGGGTCGCCTTGTCCGCAACCGTTGTTCGTGATCTTGTCTCGGACTATCCCGCACACAAAAAGTTACAGACGGATACGGAGCCAACCTCGACTGAGCAAGGCTCCTTCCTCGAGGATCTGGTCTCCTCAGAGGGACTGACATCGACCCAATTCGGGACGGCCGTCCACCGATTGTGTGAACTCCCCCTTACTAGCAGCACCATTGATTGGAGCACAACGCCGGGCCAGATTGTCGGTGACCCTGAGGGATTTTCGCCGATGGTCATTGAGGACCTGCGAAATCAGGTTCAGTATGCCGTCTCAGACGTTCAGCAGTTTGAAACAGGGCTAACCGTCCGAACGACCTATAATGAATACCAAGTACGTCTTGAGCTTACCACTGGTCAGGTAGTCGGTGATATCGATCATCTCACGGTGACCGATGACTGCTACTATATTTCGGACTACAAAACGGATTCACTACGTAATCGTGATATCGAGGCCGTAGCTGAGCACTACTTCACTCAGCTCCGGCTGTATGCTTGTGCACTTTCTCAGGCTAATTCGACTCGAGACTGCGTGCTGCGATTGATCTTCACCAACGAAGAAGCAACAAAGGAAGAAACACTCTCACTGAACGATATCGACCAATAG
- a CDS encoding Zn-dependent hydrolase, translating into MLEIDPHRLRDSFERYSDIGRTENEGLHRLTLTEEDRDVRNLFVDDLENLGLEVRIDEVGNIFGRREGTHSDADPLLIGSHLDSQPSGGRFDGQLGVLLALETLRTFEDHELETHRPIEIVNWTNEEGSRFKPALMGSGTYIGEFSVDETLAQTDSDGVSVKEALEKIGYDGDEPCRPRETHHAYLELHIEQGPKLEERGLSVGVVEGVFGMSWLEATIHGESDHAGPSPMHSRKDALVAATDVVQGIRRLSNRLAEDVVTTVGELQLKPGSINVIPSEVWFTIDVRSYDDEVVGELVERVEQELEAACAREGTSFDLEEIWRIPHTEFSTRIRETALEAAEAVGASHQEIASGAAHDATYLNEITDTGMLFVPSVDGKTHNEAEFTEWDDVVEGAMVFAETCNRLAS; encoded by the coding sequence GTGCTCGAAATCGACCCCCACCGCCTCCGCGATAGCTTCGAGAGATATTCAGATATAGGAAGAACCGAAAACGAGGGCCTTCACCGACTCACACTTACCGAAGAAGATCGAGACGTCCGAAACCTCTTCGTCGATGATCTCGAGAACCTCGGCCTCGAAGTGAGGATTGATGAGGTAGGCAACATCTTCGGTAGACGAGAAGGGACGCACTCGGATGCAGATCCACTCTTGATAGGATCTCATTTAGATTCCCAACCGTCCGGTGGTCGATTTGATGGGCAGTTAGGGGTGTTACTCGCATTGGAGACCCTACGAACTTTCGAGGATCATGAGCTGGAGACACACCGCCCAATAGAGATAGTCAATTGGACTAATGAAGAGGGCTCTCGATTCAAGCCAGCACTGATGGGAAGTGGTACCTACATCGGAGAATTTTCCGTGGATGAGACGCTCGCTCAAACAGATTCCGATGGGGTATCTGTAAAAGAAGCACTCGAAAAGATCGGGTACGATGGTGACGAGCCATGCCGTCCACGGGAAACTCATCACGCGTATCTCGAACTCCATATCGAACAGGGGCCGAAGCTAGAAGAACGAGGGCTTTCCGTTGGTGTAGTTGAGGGTGTATTTGGAATGTCATGGCTAGAGGCTACAATTCATGGAGAATCAGACCACGCCGGCCCTTCGCCAATGCATTCACGGAAAGATGCATTAGTCGCGGCGACCGATGTCGTACAGGGTATCCGTCGCCTTTCAAACAGATTAGCCGAGGACGTGGTGACCACGGTCGGCGAGCTACAATTAAAACCCGGTTCAATCAACGTCATTCCATCCGAGGTGTGGTTTACCATCGACGTCCGAAGCTATGACGATGAGGTCGTAGGTGAACTCGTTGAGCGTGTCGAACAAGAATTAGAAGCTGCGTGTGCACGCGAGGGCACCTCATTTGATCTAGAAGAGATATGGCGGATTCCGCACACCGAGTTTTCGACGAGAATCAGAGAGACAGCTCTCGAAGCAGCAGAGGCGGTAGGGGCATCGCATCAGGAGATTGCTAGTGGGGCCGCCCACGACGCGACCTACCTGAACGAAATAACTGATACTGGTATGTTATTCGTTCCAAGTGTCGACGGTAAGACACACAACGAAGCAGAATTTACAGAGTGGGACGATGTGGTTGAGGGTGCTATGGTATTCGCCGAGACATGTAATAGACTGGCTAGTTAG
- a CDS encoding branched-chain amino acid ABC transporter permease: MKLNLQTITGKLLVAGFAFALVYPFIASRFALDVGTQALIFILVVTSWNFIAGYLGILSFVHAALFGVGGYAGAMFAAEMGVPAPLAILLAGVVTGVFSLPMAVSVLHLRGAYVAMLTIAYAEIIFLTAIIWRGVTGGPTGYSGFPMLFGGDRVMLYYFTLVVVTVLVGVLYLITVNRFGLVARAIRESEEAAQMLGNNTRQYKLIGFVIGSIMAGVAGGLQAYNILVIAPPMFELERMIEFMAMGIVGGLRTISGGIFGTLVVFGLSEALRPIGTARLLIWGILLIVAIIFVPNGIVGRGTGVDNSRNELVSQLRELIRR, encoded by the coding sequence GTGAAGCTCAACCTACAAACGATAACGGGTAAGCTGCTGGTTGCGGGGTTTGCGTTCGCGCTCGTCTATCCCTTCATCGCCTCGCGGTTCGCGTTAGACGTGGGGACGCAGGCGCTTATTTTCATCCTGGTCGTAACGAGTTGGAATTTCATCGCGGGCTACCTCGGCATCCTCTCATTCGTCCACGCTGCCCTCTTCGGGGTCGGCGGGTATGCGGGTGCCATGTTCGCCGCCGAAATGGGGGTCCCCGCCCCGCTCGCTATCTTGTTGGCCGGCGTGGTCACCGGGGTATTTAGCCTGCCAATGGCGGTGTCGGTGCTCCACCTCCGAGGGGCATATGTGGCGATGTTGACGATCGCTTACGCCGAGATTATATTTCTCACCGCGATCATCTGGCGCGGCGTGACCGGCGGGCCCACAGGGTACTCCGGCTTCCCGATGCTGTTTGGGGGGGACCGCGTAATGCTATATTACTTTACGCTTGTCGTCGTGACGGTGCTTGTCGGTGTATTATACCTGATCACGGTCAACCGGTTCGGCCTAGTCGCCAGGGCGATTCGAGAATCCGAAGAAGCCGCGCAGATGCTCGGAAACAACACTCGGCAGTATAAGCTGATCGGATTCGTGATCGGGTCCATAATGGCCGGGGTCGCGGGAGGACTCCAGGCGTACAACATCCTTGTCATCGCTCCCCCGATGTTTGAACTCGAGCGGATGATCGAATTTATGGCAATGGGGATCGTCGGCGGCCTTCGCACGATCAGCGGCGGAATCTTCGGAACACTCGTGGTGTTTGGACTGTCCGAGGCGCTACGCCCGATCGGCACCGCTCGGCTCCTCATATGGGGAATTTTGCTGATCGTCGCGATCATCTTCGTTCCGAATGGAATCGTTGGTCGCGGTACCGGTGTAGACAATTCGCGAAACGAACTAGTAAGTCAACTTCGGGAGCTGATACGGCGATAA
- a CDS encoding branched-chain amino acid ABC transporter permease, which translates to MVDIGLFVQQIINGLSFGGQLALIGVGFTLIWGVARVLNFAHGAVFMLGAYTGYFSLAFTGSWLVAIVTGMAVTFVLGYATEVFLVKPLRGRREFDIASMVVTLGLWFVLEHSARFAFTSHQRGVSPIVPGTWEVYGVVISINRVIIFVISVAAIGVLFAIIKYTKFGLAVRAAAEDSQTTQLMGVDIHRVYALTFGLSAALAGLAGVLLAPIFSVYPAVGNQPFLLAFIVVMIGGLGSVRGTLIAALVLAMVRSLAMIWTSAQGALIVLFLCMALVLIVSPDGIAGWLES; encoded by the coding sequence ATGGTTGATATCGGGCTCTTCGTCCAACAGATCATCAACGGGCTCTCGTTCGGCGGGCAACTGGCGCTGATCGGCGTTGGCTTCACGCTCATCTGGGGCGTCGCTCGCGTGCTTAATTTTGCTCACGGGGCTGTCTTCATGCTCGGGGCGTACACCGGGTACTTCTCGCTTGCGTTCACTGGGAGCTGGCTCGTCGCGATCGTCACGGGAATGGCAGTGACGTTCGTCCTCGGGTACGCGACCGAAGTCTTTCTCGTGAAGCCGCTGAGAGGAAGGCGGGAGTTCGACATCGCCTCAATGGTGGTCACCCTTGGCCTATGGTTCGTCCTCGAACACAGCGCGCGATTCGCGTTTACGTCCCACCAACGGGGGGTGTCGCCGATTGTTCCCGGCACGTGGGAAGTGTACGGCGTGGTCATCAGCATCAATCGAGTAATCATCTTCGTCATCTCGGTAGCCGCGATCGGCGTACTGTTCGCGATCATCAAGTACACCAAGTTCGGACTCGCGGTCCGTGCAGCCGCGGAGGACAGTCAGACGACGCAATTGATGGGCGTAGACATCCACCGAGTGTACGCGCTGACGTTCGGCCTGAGTGCTGCGCTGGCGGGGCTGGCCGGTGTTCTCTTGGCACCAATCTTCTCCGTCTATCCCGCTGTCGGAAACCAGCCATTCTTGTTGGCGTTCATCGTCGTTATGATCGGTGGGCTCGGCAGCGTCCGCGGCACCCTGATTGCCGCGCTCGTCCTCGCGATGGTTCGGTCGCTCGCGATGATCTGGACGTCCGCGCAGGGTGCCCTGATCGTGCTCTTCCTGTGTATGGCGCTTGTGTTGATTGTTAGTCCTGACGGAATCGCCGGGTGGCTCGAGTCATGA
- a CDS encoding ABC transporter substrate-binding protein — protein MGKNSTADNGVNRRRRDVLKVTAVGAAGALAGCLGDDDEPDDDVLRVGVFGPLTGPNAVIGEAKERAWEVIADHVNENGGVAGAEIELVKADSESEPSAGRSDVNRIIDDIDILGGGFHSDVGLAVAELAHAEQMPFILDEPVSEAINQLILDEDMQTVFKTSPPSEAYAVAWGNLVEDFDDEEVGYFPFDDQTIAMIAEDTSYGISVMDATAEQVEDAGWEVLSKNDVPLEETDFTSLLASIRSDEPDIVWAVQTNPAGTGALVDQYDELDFGESHFLHNFGLQGSDARDAAGDAANGAFSNVHPDGVPEYLDDLGWIDLWESETDMDLASYAATSMTNMWVIANIVESTGGVSDFREMSAEEWQQHVIDHEPIQAGIGYIDYEDDHQAAWGAVDTIPTLAYQIDGGETNLVWPFEIAEAEVNEEYYD, from the coding sequence ATGGGCAAGAATAGCACAGCTGATAATGGGGTAAACAGACGGAGAAGGGACGTTCTAAAGGTGACAGCGGTGGGTGCGGCCGGGGCGCTGGCCGGGTGTCTTGGCGACGACGACGAGCCTGACGACGACGTGCTCAGGGTTGGCGTCTTCGGGCCACTAACCGGCCCGAACGCGGTGATCGGAGAAGCGAAGGAGCGAGCGTGGGAAGTAATTGCTGATCACGTAAATGAGAACGGCGGCGTAGCCGGCGCCGAGATCGAGCTCGTGAAGGCAGATTCGGAATCGGAGCCGTCGGCGGGTCGGAGCGACGTCAACAGGATCATCGACGACATCGACATCCTCGGCGGCGGATTCCACAGTGACGTCGGACTGGCCGTAGCGGAACTCGCCCACGCCGAACAGATGCCCTTCATCCTCGACGAACCGGTGAGCGAGGCAATCAATCAGCTGATTCTTGACGAGGATATGCAGACGGTGTTCAAGACCTCGCCGCCATCTGAGGCGTACGCCGTCGCTTGGGGGAACCTCGTGGAGGATTTCGACGATGAAGAGGTCGGCTACTTCCCGTTCGACGATCAGACGATCGCGATGATCGCCGAGGACACCTCCTACGGGATCAGCGTGATGGACGCTACGGCGGAACAAGTCGAGGACGCCGGGTGGGAAGTGCTCTCGAAGAACGACGTCCCCTTGGAAGAAACTGACTTCACGTCGCTGCTGGCGTCAATTCGCTCCGACGAACCTGACATTGTCTGGGCGGTGCAGACCAACCCCGCCGGCACTGGAGCACTCGTCGATCAGTACGACGAGTTGGACTTCGGAGAGTCACACTTCCTCCACAACTTCGGCCTGCAGGGAAGCGACGCGCGAGATGCGGCGGGCGATGCCGCGAACGGGGCATTCTCAAACGTGCACCCGGATGGTGTGCCCGAATACCTTGACGATCTTGGCTGGATCGACCTTTGGGAGTCGGAGACGGATATGGACCTTGCCAGCTACGCCGCGACATCGATGACAAACATGTGGGTGATTGCAAATATCGTCGAGAGCACGGGCGGTGTCTCCGACTTCAGGGAGATGAGTGCGGAAGAGTGGCAACAACACGTGATCGATCACGAACCGATACAGGCAGGCATCGGCTACATCGATTACGAGGACGACCACCAGGCCGCCTGGGGAGCGGTGGACACCATCCCGACGCTCGCCTACCAGATCGACGGCGGTGAAACGAACCTCGTCTGGCCGTTCGAGATCGCGGAAGCGGAAGTCAATGAGGAGTATTACGACTAA
- a CDS encoding amidase produces the protein MDAETFQERLNVFEAADPDHDPVEGVDDGDDSYNAFRYRFRASGGDGALSGYNVAIKDNIAVAGVPMHCGSREIEYISPYHATATANLLAEGATLLGTTNMDKLAYFTTGETCDFGPTKNPEVTDRVAGGSSSGSGAAVAGGLVDAALGTDTGGSVRIPAAFCGIVGFKPTYRSVSRFGMVDLAPSLDHVGTLARSVETAARVLESLTDPDVHDPSTYATAPPQGILEALKEPVAGLQVGLLKEGFDRSSDRVATAVRETAAGLSEFDCSVDEVSAPGYTGTIDALTTIESCEFATLLSNNGHLYGCGTGYSESWRQAVSEFVSKGEYGEHLEESILINSHLLRTTEGEQYVAAQNARREFVRTIDRLFQTYDALITPTTPMTAPEFGEVASVDDLLYTEANTGPFNLTGHPAISVPGGEVDGLPVGLQVVADWNADGTATRLASVVESLG, from the coding sequence ATGGACGCCGAGACCTTTCAGGAACGGCTGAACGTTTTTGAGGCGGCCGATCCCGACCACGATCCAGTCGAGGGGGTCGATGACGGTGACGATTCATACAACGCCTTTCGGTATCGTTTCCGGGCGAGTGGAGGTGACGGGGCATTGAGCGGCTACAATGTCGCGATCAAAGACAACATCGCCGTCGCTGGAGTTCCAATGCACTGTGGCTCCCGGGAGATCGAGTATATTTCGCCGTATCATGCGACGGCAACCGCCAATCTCCTGGCGGAAGGGGCGACCCTCCTCGGAACAACCAACATGGACAAGCTGGCATACTTCACGACGGGTGAGACATGCGATTTCGGCCCCACGAAGAATCCCGAGGTGACGGATCGAGTCGCCGGCGGCTCCTCGTCGGGAAGCGGTGCCGCAGTCGCCGGCGGGCTGGTCGACGCCGCGCTTGGGACTGACACCGGAGGTTCGGTCAGGATTCCGGCTGCGTTCTGTGGAATCGTCGGGTTCAAACCGACCTATCGATCCGTCTCACGGTTCGGAATGGTCGATCTCGCGCCCTCTCTCGATCACGTAGGGACACTCGCCCGGTCGGTGGAAACCGCTGCGAGGGTGCTTGAGTCGCTAACCGACCCCGACGTGCATGACCCTTCGACGTACGCAACCGCACCACCGCAGGGGATCCTCGAGGCGCTCAAAGAGCCTGTTGCCGGGCTGCAGGTCGGTCTGCTCAAGGAGGGGTTCGATCGCTCGAGCGATCGCGTCGCCACGGCAGTCAGGGAAACCGCGGCGGGCCTGTCCGAGTTCGACTGTTCGGTCGACGAGGTCTCGGCGCCCGGGTACACGGGGACGATCGACGCGTTGACGACGATCGAAAGCTGCGAGTTCGCGACGTTGCTGTCGAACAACGGCCACCTGTACGGATGCGGAACGGGCTACAGCGAGTCGTGGCGACAGGCAGTTTCGGAATTCGTCTCGAAAGGGGAGTACGGCGAGCACCTCGAGGAGAGCATCCTGATCAACAGCCACCTGCTGCGCACGACGGAGGGCGAACAGTACGTCGCCGCACAGAACGCTCGTCGGGAATTCGTTCGGACGATCGACCGGCTGTTCCAGACGTACGACGCGCTGATCACCCCCACGACGCCAATGACAGCGCCAGAATTTGGCGAGGTGGCCAGCGTCGACGACCTCCTCTACACGGAGGCTAACACCGGCCCGTTTAATCTCACGGGCCACCCCGCGATCTCGGTGCCGGGTGGAGAGGTGGACGGACTCCCGGTCGGGTTACAGGTCGTCGCGGACTGGAACGCTGACGGCACGGCGACCCGGCTCGCCTCGGTGGTCGAAAGCCTCGGCTGA